The following are encoded together in the Brassica napus cultivar Da-Ae chromosome A9, Da-Ae, whole genome shotgun sequence genome:
- the LOC106367259 gene encoding subtilisin-like protease SBT2.1: MEESSSFVRSVFVLCLVSSSVFCLDDSDQNATVLSSSAVYIVTLKDPPSVHSSSGRETDASKHSLTSTSSQTYRTSNRSAYLIRVHDSLLRKVLRKENYIKLYSYHYLINGFSAVITQQQAERLAARKEVHNVVLDYPVKKATTHTPQFLGLPRGAWPREGGSEYAGEGVVIGFIDTGIDPTHPSFSDKVPGHSYPVPPRFTGVCEVTTGFPSGSCNRKLVGARHFAESALSRGVLNSSQDDASPFDGEGHGTHTASVAAGNHGVPVVVCGHHLGNASGMAPRAHVAIYKALYKRFGGFAADIIAAIDQAAQDGVDIINLSITPNRRPPGIATFFNPIDMALLSAVKAGIFVVQAAGNTGPAPKSMSSFSPWIFTVGATSHDRVYTNSIILGNNVTISGVGLASGTRTMHKLVLAAHALRNGTTIMDAIYVGECQDSSSYDQKLVQGKILVCSYTVRFILGVSTVKQALITAKNLTAAGLVFYMDPSSTGFQMTSTPMDIPGILISSPQDSLALLQYYNTSLSRDNASGKIVGSASVARIVGGMKPTYGITAPKVMYFSARGPDPEDDSFQDADVMKPNLVAPGNSIWGAWSPLGIGTADFQGERFAMESGTSMSAPHVTGIAALIKQKFPHFTPAAIASALSTTASLTDRKGGPIMAQRTVLNPDATQTPATPFDMGSGFVNATAALDPGLIFDIGYNEYMKFLCGINGSSPVVLNYTGESCSAYNSSLAASDLNLPSVTIAKLVGTRTVLRWVTNIAATVTNETYTVGWKAPDSVSVKVSPAKFTIGNGETRVMSLVFRAIKNGSVASFGRIEMVGDRGHVVNIPVTVIYKIAV, from the exons ATGGAAGAGTCTTCTTCATTTGTGCGTTCCGTGTTTGTGCTCTGTTTGGTTTCGTCCTCTGTGTTCTGTTTGGATGACTCCGACCAAAACGCTactgttttgtcttcttctgcTGTTTACATTGTTACTCTCAAGGACCCTCCATCTGTTCATTCCTCCTCCGGCAGAGAAACGGATGCCTCCAAACACAGCCTTACATCTACTTCATCTCAAACTTACAGAACATC GAACCGAAGCGCTTATTTAATTAGAGTTCATGACTCGTTGTTGAGAAAAGTATTGAGAAAGGAGAATTACATTAAGCTCTACAGCTACCACTATCTCATCAATGGGTTTTCAGCTGTTATCACCCAACAACAG gCTGAAAGACTAGCTGCAAGAAAGGAAGTGCACAATGTGGTTCTTGATTATCCGGTTAAGAAAGCAACCACTCACACGCCGCAGTTCTTAGGTTTGCCACGTGGAGCTTGGCCCCGTGAAGGAGGCTCTGAGTACGCAGGAGAAGGAGTTGTTATAGGGTTTATCGATACTGGAATTGACCCCACTCATCCAAGTTTTAGTGACAAAGTCCCGGGACATTCGTATCCGGTCCCTCCTCGGTTTACTGGTGTCTGTGAAGTCACCACAGGTTTCCCTTCCGGTTCTTGCAACAGGAAGCTCGTTGGAGCACGCCATTTCGCTGAGTCGGCTCTCAGTAGAGGAGTCTTGAATTCATCTCAGGACGATGCTTCACCGTTTGATGGTGAAGGGCATGGCAC TCACACAGCTTCTGTTGCAGCTGGTAATCACGGGGTCCCTGTGGTGGTTTGTGGTCATCACCTTGGGAATGCTAGTGGGATGGCTCCTCGTGCTCA TGTTGCTATTTACAAGGCATTGTATAAAAGGTTTGGAGGTTTTGCAGCAGATATCATTGCAGCCATAGATCAG GCTGCTCAAGATGGAGTTGACATAATAAACTTATCAATCACACCGAATAGACGTCCACCTGGCATCGCCACCTTCTTCAACCCGATTGATATGGCATTGCTTTCAGCTGTGAAAGCTGGCATCTTTGTAGTGCAAGCAGCTGGTAACACAGGACCAGCTCCTAAGAGCATGTCTTCTTTCAGTCCTTGGATCTTCACTGTTGGAGCTACATCTCATGATAGAGTTTATACTAACTCGATAATTCTAGGAAATAATGTCACCATCTCTGGAGTTGGACTCGCAT CTGGTACAAGGACAATGCACAAGCTTGTTTTAGCTGCACATGCGCTCCGCAATGGTACTACCATTATGGATGCTATATATGTTGGGGAGTGCCAAGATTCGAGTAGCTATGATCAGAAGCTGGTGCAGGGGAAGATACTTGTCTGCAGTTACACAGTCCGGTTTATTCTCGGTGTCTCAACCGTCAAACAAGCCTTGATAACAGCAAAGAACTTAACAGCAGCAGGTCTTGTCTTCTATATGGATCCTTCTTCCACTGGTTTTCAGATGACTTCAACTCCAATGGATATCCCAGGGATTCTAATCTCCTCCCCACAAGATTCTCTG GCTTTACTTCAGTACTACAATACTTCTCTGTCGAGGGACAATGCTTCAGGGAAAATAGTTGGTTCTGCATCAGTTGCGAGAATAGTTGGTGGCATGAAGCCTACCTATGGCATTACAGCACCAAAGGTGATGTACTTCTCTGCTAGAGGACCTGACCCAGAAGACGATTCTTTCCAAGATGCTGATGTAATGAAACCCAACTTAGTAGCTCCAGGGAACTCTATATGGGGCGCTTGGAGTCCTCTTGGCATCGGTACTGCTGATTTTCAAG GTGAGCGTTTTGCGATGGAGTCAGGGACAAGCATGTCTGCTCCACACGTAACGGGTATTGCAGCACTCATCAAGCAGAAGTTCCCTCATTTCACACCTGCAGCCATCGCATCCGCGCTCTCGACAACAGCTTCTCTAACAGACAGAAAGGGTGGTCCTATAATGGCGCAACGCACTGTCTTAAACCCTGACGCTACTCAAACCCCTGCAACGCCTTTCGATATGGGCAGTGGATTCGTTAATGCTACTGCAGCTCTTGACCCTGGTTTGATTTTCGACATAG GTTACAATGAATACATGAAGTTCCTCTGTGGGATCAACGGATCATCTCCCGTTGTTCTCAACTACACAGGAGAAAGCTGCTCTGCGTATAACTCCTCCCTTGCAGCCTCTGACCTGAACCTTCCCTCGGTGACAATAGCTAAGCTTGTTGGTACTAGAACTGTACTAAGATGGGTTACTAATATTGCAGCTACTGTTACAAACGAGACTTATACAGTAGGGTGGAAGGCACCTGACTCGGTTTCTGTTAAGGTCTCTCCTGCCAAGTTTACAATCGGGAACGGTGAGACAAGGGTCATGAGTCTTGTCTTTCGGGCGATTAAGAATGGTTCGGTAGCGAGTTTTGGAAGAATAGAGATGGTTGGAGACAGAGGTCACGTGGTTAACATTCCGGTGACAGTCATCTACAAGATTGCTGTCTGA